Part of the Zygotorulaspora mrakii chromosome 2, complete sequence genome, TTTACCCCATAAGACTCCTTTTTATTGACGTCATTACTGCCAGTTTGCAGCTCTCGCTCGCTGCTCAGTTGCAGTTTTTCCAGGGTTTCCTCCAAATACTGGATATTTTGGCGGGCTTCTCTGATATTCGTGTTACATTTTTGTATCACCATGTTATTGCtagttcttttttttaaattcgAGGCTCCTTGGATAATGTTGCGctctctttcaattttcttgtGAATCTCATGCTCAACTTGTGTAAACATTTTGGTGAAGACTCTTCTgaattattattgtttttgaagACTACTAGAAGTTGTGGTCACTTGCTCTTCGATCAATTGCGTCAAACTCGAGGAGGGGGTCGGGAACAAATTACTCTGTCCTTCTTGTTGAGGGCAAATGAAAGCTATTCTAGCTTGAAGACAAGCCAGGAAATAAAAAACTCCACAATTGGTAGTTGTTCCACTACTTTCCGATCTAACGAATTATAATAGTGAGTTGATTCTGGTAGGGCAAACTTTATGGATCAACCTAGCCTCAAACGCATTCGGCTTCGCGTTTCATATCATTGAGAACGAATGCTATTTAACGCGCTGGTATACTCGAAATGAATCATTTGTGTCTTAAATTTCAGTTTTATTACATATACCTACTTGTTACATTTACAAAAGCATCCTGGGGCAGGACATGTATCATGCTTTTCGAACCATTCTTCAGCATGTCCTGCATGCATGCCATGGTTGCAACGTAAACAGAAGCTGAACCATTCGTTCATTTTTagctttttattttttatagaGTCCTCATCATTCTGCTCGTAAGTGATGGAGTTACGTTGTGAGTTGCTGTCATTTGTTTCTGTGACATTGTCCTCATGCAAACTCTGCCCATCACGAATCGGATCTGGCTGCACTCCCTTTATGACAAAGGGCAAATTAGATGTGCCCAAAGGTAACAGACAGATTACACAACGTGGAAAAGGAGTTCCACAATGTGGACAGGAATACTTCTTGCGTTGAACATTCAATGACGAGGGTGTGTTAGTCattccatattttttggGCTTTGCGAACGAGTTCATAGCCCTATGGTTCATTGACTCCGGATTATTTAAGGAATCAGGAATCATTGCGGAAGTAGAGGAGAGATTGCTTGTAGGCtcattaatattttttttacagTTAATACACTGCATGTAAGCTTGACGAGGTTTAATGTCTGCCCGTATTTGACAACTGCTGGTtcttgaaagttttgtaCGAGCGCAATCGAATTTAGCTCGCATCGTAAATAGGTTCCATGAGTTTAACATAGTGCGATAAGTTTGAACCCATTCGTCCACTCGTCTGTCATGAAAGTACCTTGGACaaccaaaaattgatatcattGCGGCACTTTGAACGTCGCTAGTCTTGTTTACATAAGATTGCAATAAATCAATACCACTTGGCGTAATCCCTGTGAGTATTAAACCTTCCAATTCACCATTTTTGATAACTGTCGAAGATgttctttccaaaaattttgttaaATCGAAATCATTGAGAAATCGCAGAGCTACGCCTAAACGTTCTCTCAGCGAGATGGCGGGCTCATAAAGTATATCCCACCAGTCACCGTCAGCAATAAATGCAAATATCACCCTCAGGTAAGGATCGTCCAATTCAGAAGACATCTTACGGCATTGATCCCTCCAAGAATTGTTTTCCGTAGTATCTTTATATGCCATATACCCTGCTATTGCTGTAGCGATCAATCTTagtctttccttttttgcTGATCCCAAGATCTCGACGGCTTTTGGAATATCTCCAAAAAATACAGCCCATGCAGCTGCTTTCTCGTAGCTGCCTGTTTGTATGATGGTTTTATACTTTTCCTCAAGGTCTGTTGGTGAAAGGTCCCATCCAGATAAGATAAGGCACAGTCTTCTTTGTATGGATTTTggagaatttgaaaaatttgtcgTCGTTCCTCTGCTCTTCTGATGgcttttttgtcttttaCGAAGTTTGATTATCTTTTCCATCTCCTTGTCTAATTGCTCGTTGGGCAATATGTTTTCTTCGCGGAATCTATTCTGATTAGAGATGCCACTTAGACCGCTCCATATGCCCAAGACACCTTCGTAACCGAGATCTAAGTCACCAGAAACCATTGTTCCATCATCAACAGAGCTTTTGGCAATAGCAAGCCATCTCCACGTGTTCCGGATGTAGGCATTATTTTGTAAAGTTTTTGAACTATCGATCATTGCTACTGTGTTGGCAGGATCCAGTCCATATCCCAATACCGCTCTTGACTTCATTATTACTCTTATGTCAGACTGTAACAGCTTTTCAGGCTTCCAGAGTAGATTGAAATTGTCTTCTGTTCCTGAGTATTCCTTGTTTTCGCTGATACTACTATCAAGATATTCTTTGTTCTCAATAACTTTCTGTTCATCTTCTAACGAGGGAGAGTAATCATCGCTGATGtccaaatcttcaaatgacAAGTTTCTTAATGctttgttttgaaagtttgaattttgtttttgagcCGTCATTCGTATCTCGTCTATATAGGGtacttcaaaatttgaaaacatcaagGAATTATAATTATTGAAGGCAACAGTTGAGTAACTTTGGTGGACTGGCATGCGATACACCGTTCCAGACTGTCTCATACATAGTAGACTCATTTTGTTATCATTTTGGGGGATATAATCAAAAGTCACTACTTTGTCAAATGTCGTGTTAATGTCgtgaacttttgaaacaaaGAGTTCCTCCGTTTCATTTTCCTCCAGACCCTCTTCACCACACGAACCTATCCACCACCGTTTTATGGTATCTCCTCTATGTAAAGTAGCAAACTCCTTATTACGTGTAGTTGACCAACGAAAGCACGAGTTCATGTacttttttgaagctgcTCCCATTCCTACCAGTTTCTCGAAGCTCAATAATGGTGCAGAAGTGATGACATCTCCCGAATAAGAAGATGCTGCTAGTTTTCTTCTATCCCATATAGCTAGCGTACCATCATCGCCATAACTGCTAAATTGCAAGTCATTGAATGGATTGATCTTTACATCATATGAAAGTCTTGAAGGATGCTGGTACGCAGCCTGAGGAGAGCGGAGATCTATctcttttaaaaatttaGTGCTTGCGATAATTAGCCCTGTatcactgaaaaattttgaggaTACAATATTTTCGTTCACACAGTATGAAAAGGTGGAATTTACTGCGGAAGAATCCGTACTTTGATAATTTATGTCCCAAATTTGCAGAGAGGCGTCTGTTTTATTCCTGTCTAGTCCCATAGCAACTAGACCATTTGAATTGATACCCAATGTATTGACACACCTCTGTTGTTTGGCTCGAGTTTTCATATCGATGGTGTCAATCTCTGGGTCGTCCTTGGTAATAATATTGAATAATCTAACAAAGCCATTCTTCTCTCCTACTGCAATTAGACCCACATCAAGGTAAGAGTAGTCCAAACACGTTATATTTCCAAAATCCTTAGCTGTGTGCAATCTCATAATAGACTCGTCATTGTCATTTTCAGGATCAACTTTATAGTGTGTAACCTCGTCTCTAGTTGGATTAACTGAAAGGTAGTCGATAAGGCCCTCATAAGACCAGGAGGTTACCTTTTTGATTAGCCCCATCGTTCATccacttttttttagtCGAACAGTTAGGTATCTTATGCCTTGgtcattttcaatactCGCTTGTCTAGAATCTCTACTCACGCAAAACGggcaatgaaaaattactactataaaaaatacaaatgCAACACTATTTCGTATCGGTCTTTTCGATCAGTATTTGTCTTAACTTTCTTTGGTCTTGTGCACTTAGTTCATCAACATCACTAAGCCCTTCTTCCTCCTTAAGATAGGGGCCCTTCCATTTCCTGGGTTCAATAAGTTCTGGTTGAGTTTCACTAAATGCAAAATCTTGTATTAGAAACTTCTTGGCATTGGTAAAATTAGcatgtttcaaaagttcaattaaTACGCTATTCAGTTTCCTAACACTGCCCAATGCTGCTCGACTGAgtgttgatgatgattcaAGATCTGCCAGCAGTTTAAAAATCTCCTCCTTGAATGAAGTAACATCCTCCAAGGTACACGATTCCCATTTCAGAAGTTTCATTCGAAACTCTTCATTTACTAGAGTGTTCTTCAAAACCTGAAAAGGTTCAGATGAAATAAATTTGTCGACAACTATATGCTTCGTAACGTATTCATCTGGGTAACGGATCAAGGCCTGAATGTTGTGATCAGCAACAGAAATGCCATTGCTTGCGAGAGTCCGTCTTCTTACCAGATCGGtcaatttttgcaatttgaATAAGTCTGGAAGCAGGATGTCTGTGACTTTTAGCCTTTCCAGTAGTTGATGTTCATCTAGAATATTATAAGAGCTGGGATCGAACTTCCGAACCAACGAGGCacctcttttcatctctcttttcattgaCCAGTATTTGCAAAGATTGTATGATAGAATTTGTACATTTGGAATTTTAAGCAGCACAAGTATACGCTGTAGCATTTCTGCAAAGATATGCGGAGCAATAGGAGTGCCTCGATTTGTTTTccatatattttttttttgagtaTACTGTGACCCACCTTTCCTTTCACGCAAATTAGATTCCGCATTAATATCATTGTACTCTGTAAAGTACCTTCTTGTTTTAAGAATACCTTCCGTCGCTCTCGCCCAGTTAGCAGGTGCATGCTTGTCACAATAAGCTGTTGGTAAATGAGAagaatgaatttgattGGAAGCTACCTCAGCAATAGAAGAGCCGCCATAATCCAGATAGAGTCCAGCTCTTTTGGCACATGTGACATGAAATGCTGTAAAGCAATTTTTATGGGCGCATTGAATGCAAGCTCCCATCCTTTGTTTACAAATGCTGCAAACCAACTTCCACCTAGATCTGCTTATGTTTTCGACACCTTCTATAGGCTCCATATAGTGAACGTTTGCGAAATAGAGCTCAGGTATCCAAAGGCCACAAACTATATGAGCCCATGATCCTGTGTCGGTTTGTTTGAATGCACCGGTGTGACTGGGACAAAAAAGACAGTTAACCCTGCGATTTTTGGAAACGAGGCATCGTCTACAGAGCCATTGACCTTCGGGAATAAATACAATCCCATAGCATTCCTGATGTACAGCCACATCGCAACCATCGCAGAAGACAATAGCGTTTGAGCTATCACTATCAGTTCCTCCACAAACTGCACAAGCTTGATCAGATGTTTTACCAGTTCCATCGTCAGATCCATACAGTTCGTAATGAAGTCTTCCTGTATGTAAATGATCGTCGGACGAACAAGTATTGGTTGTGATTTTTCTGGGTGGAATTCGTTTCTCCAGATGGCACCACTCTCTTTCCAGCACACTCATCAACAACTCGAATATTTCATGCGACAGTTTATTCTTAGAATATTTAtcgttcaaaaattgaaggtATAAGTCATCCTGCTCATCCATATCATATTCTGtttggaaatttttcaagtttttaGATACTGCAACTAGAAGTGTGGGGTCCAGTATGCTTCTTTCGTCATGTTGCCCCACTTTAGAGAACTTGGTTATGTATTGCCCATCCACTTTGCTACGTTTCGAATTACCTGGAGGTCCTTTCCGTTTCTCAGAAGCTCTTTCTCGGCTTGAGCGCACCCTTTGAGTGGAGTCCAATTGTGATATAGGTATCgaagtttttttgaacgatttcttcttgaCATGTAAATTTATCGGCTCGAGGGTAACTGTGCCATTAAACATGATCTGCTTCATATGAATTTTCGGCTCGGAAGATCCATTAGAAGAATCCGCATGATGAATGTGATCTGcttctgaaatttcaattccattTTCCTGGAAGCCACCATCTTTTGGGACAAGCACTGGAAATAACGTGTCTTTTTCTAAGTCGCTATAGAATTCTTGAAACTGCTTTTCCTCTCTCAACTTAGGACCATCATCACTAGTGCCCCTAAGCATTGAAAGCAAGCAGTTGCTTTAACGCTATTTCTACCTGTGCGTTAGTTTGTGTCTTAGATTCTATAACCCTTCTTCGCACCTTTTTAGTTATAACGTTTTTTTCGTGATGGTGCTCTCTGACGACATTTCACCGATTCTCTTTGACGATATTGTAATATTTACAAAAGATTACGCTGTTCTTTGATATGCGACCAGTACATATAGTAGAACCTCTATATAAGTGTAGAATCTATACGGAGGGGATGGTAAATTCTTATGATGGTTACCAAGTAGACTCTCGCAGCATTTCGACTCTGTCGTTAATATAATCACACATATCGTCATATTGTTTCCGGCCATCTATGGTGGACTCAACCTGCTGCTTTAAATAACTGAAACTTTCAAACCCATTGTCTCTTTCACATATGAACTTCTTGAAGCAGCTCCAGTTTTCAAGCTCTAGGTCATAGCTTGTTAATTTAGCGAAATCATCATTATACATTCTATAGTGACCGTGATGAATTGGCGAAAAGCCGGGTTCATCTTTATGACGATTCATGACTTTTCTACCATCAAAGGTTAAATCTTGTTCTTTACCAAATTCCCAGGGATTGTATTTTGGTAAATGGGAGTGGACGAAAGTCACTGGCACATCTTTGAAGTAAGATCTAAAGTCCGCAAGATGGTAGCCAAGCTTTTTTTGGATGTTCCAGAATTCTATGGACAAAGCTATGCCGTCATCAGTACCCTCCGTATCTTTTTGTTCGCGATATTTATTCAGGGCTCGGGTATATTTGGTAGAAATTTCTTCCTTTACTTCTTCGTGTGTTTTGTAATCAAACTCAAGATCATGCTGAAGCATAGCGACCCCACGAAATTCCTTTTCAGGGGCAGCGTCACCCTCCAGTACCAATGTTTCATCCTTCTTATGAGCCCAATAGCCCATTGCTCCCACAGGGGACTTCACTTGATAGTAGCTTTGGTTGGAATGTACTGCCTTTGCAGCAAGAGCAAAAGTGTCTTTATCACCTTCACCGGCATAGCCTTGTCCCAGTAATGGATAATAGTGAGAGGGTCCATTATAGTTATAATAGAGACTCAAGATGATAGTTTCCAGGTGCTTACTTTTATTGACTAGCAATTGTCCAGATTCAGTACTACTATCAGGAATTGTTCCTTCTAAATCGTGAAATGGAGCATTTTTGGGGTTCTCATTTTTATAGATCTCAGGTGGAGAGAcatcatcaaaagaatatcttGTCTGGTTGTCAGTCTCAACTTTTATGCCAGTGACGTCATACAAAGATGGATGATGGAGTCTACGCCAATAATCTGGCCACAATACTAACCCATGTTTCTTGAATGGTGAtgtattgaaaatgttggAGATAGAATTTATTACATAGTTGTCAGCATCAAGCAAGAGAGCATTTTCAAAGCTGGAGGCAAGGAGTGCCAGAGGTTTAAGCTGATAGCCTTtaactttttgaaatgtaCTTGGGTCAAAGAGCTTTTCCATGTAGACACAACGTGATTTGCCAGATGGATCTAGCTCCGGTAAAATCTGCTCACAAAAATAGGATTCATCTGTGTTATCTGGAGGAACCATGATTTCAATTGGAATATCCTCATCACCATTTTCACGAATAGCTTTTATTGCTGGCATACCAATTAAAGTAAACTTTCCGCCTGCAACCATAACGATACCCTTACCTTTATACAGTTGAGGCCCATATGATGGTATGATTTCCTCTTTCAATGCTGACAGAAATGACTTAtgcaaacttttcatctcgTCTTGAACAGTATCCGGAAGCTGTATACATTTCAGCAGCTCCGATTTGGTTAATCTGTCAAAACTTTTGGTATCATCGATGTGAATGTCACCGATCTTACAATCAGCACCATTTTTCCTGTCAAACTTTTCTTTAGGTGagaattcttcaattcttttcattgtTGCTGATAAAACATCACGTAGTCTAGTATTGATAGTCTCGaaatcttcatcctcagaGATGAGCTCTCTTGCCGGTTCGACAACCGTATCCGAAAGGGAACCCCAATCTGGAACTCTCTCTGGAGCTTCCTTATCATTGATTCTGAAGTATGGGAGATTTGGCATGTAATCTCCTCCTTTATGCATCGCGGCAAATACCAAGCAAAGGGAGATAAACAATATGATACCTACTCGCAACATTTTGGCATTCTTCCTCCTAAGGAAATGCCCAATAAATCTGAACTTCATTCTCAGGCTGTTCAAGATAGCCATCTCTCACAATAAATGTGCTCGTTTGAGTTTGAATGACTTTCAAGTTTATCATTTAGAGTTACAAATGTAGAGTTTTTAGCTTTGTAGGAGGCAAAGTTCCGCTTTTCACGCGTCGCTTGACTTGCATACAATGTGTACGCATCCAGCGATAAAGATGCAAAAACGAGTGCTCATGCTTATCGCAGTGTTCACctaattttcaaaaattacaCTAAATACAGAAATTGCCTAGAGCTGGTTAAAATGTGTTTTTCTATTTGTGGGGCTTGATTGTGGTTAAGCTCCCCCTGCTCAGTAAGTGGTTGATGTTTCCTGACAGATTTGAGCTTGCTCCTTGCgcagatgaagatgagactaaaagaaaaaaagatctctttctttcttccGTATCTTTCTTTAAGTACAACTAAGGCTAATCGCACGGTGTATTCCGCCGCTGGCAGATTTTGGGTTGACCTACGAATGTTACATTGCAGAATTCTATGGAAGACACaacaaatcttcaattccAGTGTTGCGAGAGTTATCCTCCAGTCTAGGTATCAAATTCCAGCAAATAGTCTGCTGAGGATTGCCCACTGTTAAAAAGGAGCTTAGCATTATCCTCTGCTTCTATCAGATCTCCCGAGAGAAATTGCTTCAAATCATCATTCATAGTGGGTAGGTCTTCATTAATATGGTTATTACTATCGTTGTTGCTACCAAAATTCCCATTTGTGAGGGAATTATAAATGCTAGTTTCGCTATCCCAGCGATCTGTATTAGAAAAAGGCTGTGGCTTTGCCCTACCATCGATAATTCTTCCCTGAGAGACATCTGTGTCGACACCCTCATACTTATTTTCCATCGTAAGATGTTTGTGAATTTCGACGTCTTTTGGAGATGGAGGTGCATGCATATTTCTGTCCTCTGATGTGGATATTTGTTGCGTGcgttttttcttctccagCTCTTCAACCTTGCTCATTAGctgagttttttttctatcttGCACTTCGAGAACATACAGTAAATATTCCAGATATTCGACAGTtctattcaaaattatacCCTTATTGGGCTTGACTTGTTTACCCTTAACATTAAAATTCAGCAACGATGGTGGCACAATTTTTCCCAattcttttatcttttgCTTTATAAGTTCacgtcttcttctttcaactgCATTGTGAAAATCCCTCTTACGTCGtaatttttcttcggcgGATAAATGTGATAGGTTTCTTGGAACACTGGATGAGTATAAAGTCTCTCCATTTATGTTACTACTTAAGGAGGCGTGTCTTGATTTTGGGGTACCTGGTGTATAGCCGTTGCGCAAAGACGTAGACAAATAACTACTAGCCCTTACTGACGATGCAGGCGATTTTAGGTTCGGCGAAAGGTGTGATGATATATTTGCATTTGCGGAGCTGGAAGGTCCATTCAAAGATTGCGGctgaaaggaaaaagatgacGATAAACTTGATCCTAGCCATTCAGAGTTAA contains:
- the SEA4 gene encoding Sea4p (similar to Saccharomyces cerevisiae YBL104C; ancestral locus Anc_7.440) — its product is MGLIKKVTSWSYEGLIDYLSVNPTRDEVTHYKVDPENDNDESIMRLHTAKDFGNITCLDYSYLDVGLIAVGEKNGFVRLFNIITKDDPEIDTIDMKTRAKQQRCVNTLGINSNGLVAMGLDRNKTDASLQIWDINYQSTDSSAVNSTFSYCVNENIVSSKFFSDTGLIIASTKFLKEIDLRSPQAAYQHPSRLSYDVKINPFNDLQFSSYGDDGTLAIWDRRKLAASSYSGDVITSAPLLSFEKLVGMGAASKKYMNSCFRWSTTRNKEFATLHRGDTIKRWWIGSCGEEGLEENETEELFVSKVHDINTTFDKVVTFDYIPQNDNKMSLLCMRQSGTVYRMPVHQSYSTVAFNNYNSLMFSNFEVPYIDEIRMTAQKQNSNFQNKALRNLSFEDLDISDDYSPSLEDEQKVIENKEYLDSSISENKEYSGTEDNFNLLWKPEKLLQSDIRVIMKSRAVLGYGLDPANTVAMIDSSKTLQNNAYIRNTWRWLAIAKSSVDDGTMVSGDLDLGYEGVLGIWSGLSGISNQNRFREENILPNEQLDKEMEKIIKLRKRQKSHQKSRGTTTNFSNSPKSIQRRLCLILSGWDLSPTDLEEKYKTIIQTGSYEKAAAWAVFFGDIPKAVEILGSAKKERLRLIATAIAGYMAYKDTTENNSWRDQCRKMSSELDDPYLRVIFAFIADGDWWDILYEPAISLRERLGVALRFLNDFDLTKFLERTSSTVIKNGELEGLILTGITPSGIDLLQSYVNKTSDVQSAAMISIFGCPRYFHDRRVDEWVQTYRTMLNSWNLFTMRAKFDCARTKLSRTSSCQIRADIKPRQAYMQCINCKKNINEPTSNLSSTSAMIPDSLNNPESMNHRAMNSFAKPKKYGMTNTPSSLNVQRKKYSCPHCGTPFPRCVICLLPLGTSNLPFVIKGVQPDPIRDGQSLHEDNVTETNDSNSQRNSITYEQNDEDSIKNKKLKMNEWFSFCLRCNHGMHAGHAEEWFEKHDTCPAPGCFCKCNK
- the NTO1 gene encoding Nto1p (similar to Saccharomyces cerevisiae NTO1 (YPR031W); ancestral locus Anc_7.439) translates to MLRGTSDDGPKLREEKQFQEFYSDLEKDTLFPVLVPKDGGFQENGIEISEADHIHHADSSNGSSEPKIHMKQIMFNGTVTLEPINLHVKKKSFKKTSIPISQLDSTQRVRSSRERASEKRKGPPGNSKRSKVDGQYITKFSKVGQHDERSILDPTLLVAVSKNLKNFQTEYDMDEQDDLYLQFLNDKYSKNKLSHEIFELLMSVLEREWCHLEKRIPPRKITTNTCSSDDHLHTGRLHYELYGSDDGTGKTSDQACAVCGGTDSDSSNAIVFCDGCDVAVHQECYGIVFIPEGQWLCRRCLVSKNRRVNCLFCPSHTGAFKQTDTGSWAHIVCGLWIPELYFANVHYMEPIEGVENISRSRWKLVCSICKQRMGACIQCAHKNCFTAFHVTCAKRAGLYLDYGGSSIAEVASNQIHSSHLPTAYCDKHAPANWARATEGILKTRRYFTEYNDINAESNLRERKGGSQYTQKKNIWKTNRGTPIAPHIFAEMLQRILVLLKIPNVQILSYNLCKYWSMKREMKRGASLVRKFDPSSYNILDEHQLLERLKVTDILLPDLFKLQKLTDLVRRRTLASNGISVADHNIQALIRYPDEYVTKHIVVDKFISSEPFQVLKNTLVNEEFRMKLLKWESCTLEDVTSFKEEIFKLLADLESSSTLSRAALGSVRKLNSVLIELLKHANFTNAKKFLIQDFAFSETQPELIEPRKWKGPYLKEEEGLSDVDELSAQDQRKLRQILIEKTDTK
- a CDS encoding alpha-mannosyltransferase, with the protein product MAILNSLRMKFRFIGHFLRRKNAKMLRVGIILFISLCLVFAAMHKGGDYMPNLPYFRINDKEAPERVPDWGSLSDTVVEPARELISEDEDFETINTRLRDVLSATMKRIEEFSPKEKFDRKNGADCKIGDIHIDDTKSFDRLTKSELLKCIQLPDTVQDEMKSLHKSFLSALKEEIIPSYGPQLYKGKGIVMVAGGKFTLIGMPAIKAIRENGDEDIPIEIMVPPDNTDESYFCEQILPELDPSGKSRCVYMEKLFDPSTFQKVKGYQLKPLALLASSFENALLLDADNYVINSISNIFNTSPFKKHGLVLWPDYWRRLHHPSLYDVTGIKVETDNQTRYSFDDVSPPEIYKNENPKNAPFHDLEGTIPDSSTESGQLLVNKSKHLETIILSLYYNYNGPSHYYPLLGQGYAGEGDKDTFALAAKAVHSNQSYYQVKSPVGAMGYWAHKKDETLVLEGDAAPEKEFRGVAMLQHDLEFDYKTHEEVKEEISTKYTRALNKYREQKDTEGTDDGIALSIEFWNIQKKLGYHLADFRSYFKDVPVTFVHSHLPKYNPWEFGKEQDLTFDGRKVMNRHKDEPGFSPIHHGHYRMYNDDFAKLTSYDLELENWSCFKKFICERDNGFESFSYLKQQVESTIDGRKQYDDMCDYINDRVEMLRESTW
- the RTG3 gene encoding Rtg3p (similar to Saccharomyces cerevisiae RTG3 (YBL103C); ancestral locus Anc_7.438) yields the protein MGNFEGNFNHQQSLDSLLEESQLHLAQYDNNELQFPNMWGQLQSQELNRPLQHSSEQSQVYSKDTPAQQHEKLSYMKNKANHLPERNGEKHNPVSQDTFKKSSSFLDDQFSSTVLNDSFDITNNVGNNSESFSTRGSITNSQNFGDGDHSHNYREVSLDQPDIILKQEDHRNTGPDFLFQQGDDAMFSFADELSSSVGSSINSEWLGSSLSSSFSFQPQSLNGPSSSANANISSHLSPNLKSPASSVRASSYLSTSLRNGYTPGTPKSRHASLSSNINGETLYSSSVPRNLSHLSAEEKLRRKRDFHNAVERRRRELIKQKIKELGKIVPPSLLNFNVKGKQVKPNKGIILNRTVEYLEYLLYVLEVQDRKKTQLMSKVEELEKKKRTQQISTSEDRNMHAPPSPKDVEIHKHLTMENKYEGVDTDVSQGRIIDGRAKPQPFSNTDRWDSETSIYNSLTNGNFGSNNDSNNHINEDLPTMNDDLKQFLSGDLIEAEDNAKLLFNSGQSSADYLLEFDT